The following proteins are co-located in the Myroides profundi genome:
- the punC gene encoding purine nucleoside transporter PunC yields MPQQHKNSFFFLVYLVGLSIIGFLATDMYLPAFDKMRIDLDTTKSNISATLSLFLAGYAIAQLMWGPISDKVGKPKTIIIGLSIFTISSLAIFFTDSVIAFIVLRLIQAIGVCAAAVSWQALVIEKYPSSETNKVFASIMPLVALSPALAPLLGVYLLDHFGWRSIFITLAIISVLLILYTFTIKEEKKVEETVQVEAKSISYFEILKSKKYVGNVLIYALCSAAFFAWLTGSPFFLKEMGYNESEIGFSFVPQTIAFLVGGFGYRTLSSRVNGDVLMPFFIALFVIAISSLTALAVFTTPTLTTLLIPFCLMAFVNGASYPIVVSEALKLYPNNSGKAAALQNTIQLGMCFIASSIVSLFTEDALFTTVLVMTGTIPLIYIAYRLTKSSK; encoded by the coding sequence ATGCCACAACAACATAAGAATAGTTTTTTCTTTTTAGTATATCTAGTAGGGTTAAGTATCATAGGTTTTTTAGCAACAGATATGTACTTACCAGCATTTGACAAGATGCGTATAGACCTTGACACCACTAAAAGTAATATTAGCGCCACATTGAGTTTATTCCTTGCTGGATACGCTATCGCACAATTAATGTGGGGTCCAATCTCTGACAAAGTCGGTAAACCAAAAACCATTATAATAGGTCTTAGTATATTCACTATTTCTTCTTTGGCTATTTTCTTTACAGATAGCGTAATTGCCTTTATCGTATTAAGACTAATACAAGCTATCGGAGTATGTGCTGCTGCTGTTAGCTGGCAAGCCCTAGTTATAGAGAAATATCCTTCTAGCGAGACGAATAAAGTATTTGCATCTATTATGCCTTTGGTAGCCTTATCACCCGCTCTAGCGCCTTTATTAGGAGTATACTTATTAGATCATTTCGGATGGAGATCTATCTTTATCACATTAGCAATTATATCTGTTCTTCTGATTTTATACACATTCACCATAAAAGAAGAAAAGAAAGTAGAAGAAACAGTACAAGTTGAAGCAAAGAGTATTTCTTATTTCGAAATACTTAAGTCAAAAAAATACGTTGGTAATGTACTTATCTATGCATTGTGCTCTGCTGCCTTCTTTGCATGGCTGACAGGATCACCTTTCTTCTTAAAAGAAATGGGATACAATGAAAGCGAAATAGGCTTTAGTTTCGTACCTCAGACTATTGCCTTCTTAGTAGGTGGTTTCGGATACAGAACATTATCTTCTAGAGTAAATGGAGACGTATTAATGCCTTTCTTTATAGCATTATTTGTTATCGCTATTAGTTCACTTACTGCATTAGCAGTGTTTACTACTCCTACCCTGACTACCTTATTAATCCCGTTTTGTTTAATGGCTTTTGTCAATGGAGCATCATACCCTATTGTAGTTTCAGAAGCTTTAAAGCTATATCCTAATAACTCAGGTAAAGCAGCTGCTCTGCAAAACACTATTCAATTAGGAATGTGTTTTATCGCTAGTTCAATAGTTTCTCTATTTACAGAAGACGCTTTATTTACTACTGTATTAGTTATGACCGGAACTATTCCATTAATATACATAGCCTACCGATTGACAAAAAGTTCAAAATAA
- a CDS encoding chloramphenicol acetyltransferase, whose translation MIKEAKFSPIDLESWNRTPYYEYYRNILKTKYTISIKIDITEVFSLYKSKGYKFFPTFLYIIMKALNNSEELRTCIHEGQLGTWNFLAPQYTLFHEDDKTFSDLWSEHADEFKAFHHNILSDIEKYKDVKGIKIKEGLPANFVPISCVPWISFESISQDTSHDSDFLKPIIRFGKYYQEHDKVLIPLSIYVNHAIADGYHTSMFLQDIQDIANNARNWIL comes from the coding sequence ATGATTAAGGAAGCTAAATTCTCTCCTATTGACTTAGAGTCATGGAACAGAACTCCTTACTATGAATATTACCGAAATATTCTGAAAACAAAATATACGATAAGTATTAAAATAGACATTACAGAAGTATTCAGTCTATACAAAAGTAAAGGATACAAGTTCTTTCCTACCTTTCTCTATATTATAATGAAAGCACTTAATAACAGTGAAGAGCTTCGTACTTGTATACATGAAGGGCAATTAGGCACATGGAATTTTTTAGCTCCTCAATACACACTCTTCCACGAAGATGACAAAACATTTTCTGATTTATGGAGTGAACACGCTGATGAGTTTAAAGCTTTTCACCACAATATCCTCTCTGATATTGAGAAGTACAAAGATGTAAAAGGAATAAAGATAAAAGAAGGTCTACCTGCTAATTTTGTTCCCATCTCTTGCGTACCCTGGATTAGCTTCGAGAGCATTAGTCAAGATACTTCTCATGACTCTGATTTTTTAAAGCCAATTATTCGTTTTGGCAAATATTATCAAGAGCATGATAAGGTTTTAATACCATTATCTATTTATGTCAATCATGCTATAGCAGACGGATATCACACTTCCATGTTCTTACAAGACATACAAGATATCGCGAATAATGCTAGAAACTGGATATTATAA
- a CDS encoding enhanced serine sensitivity protein SseB yields MSNYNRNKNAVAKLNTNLTLAQIIEQAGTNPEYRIVFYNRFLKDDIYVLVEKGALEGKTDGSMDPTPPIIAFENNCIPVFTHPDRIYDSSAIHQEMDYMKVRGNDFLEMTLGATIIVNPFSKVYKELVVEEIAEMLNGSIFNTLSSPVLKAQMNVKIGAPETEPTVLLEELKTAFSEHELINAAYIGWTFNEILDKNAHYVFAIECAKELTDFKEVADLISNFCKPHLTKEEYIDIIKLEKNGNFSDYFYNHATPFYTK; encoded by the coding sequence ATGTCCAATTACAATCGCAACAAAAATGCAGTTGCAAAACTAAATACAAATTTGACTCTTGCACAAATCATTGAGCAAGCAGGTACTAATCCAGAATATAGAATTGTATTTTACAATCGTTTTTTAAAAGATGATATTTATGTGCTCGTTGAAAAAGGAGCTTTAGAAGGTAAGACTGATGGTAGCATGGATCCTACACCTCCTATTATTGCTTTTGAGAACAACTGTATTCCTGTATTTACACATCCAGATAGAATATACGATAGTAGTGCTATACATCAAGAAATGGATTATATGAAAGTAAGAGGAAATGACTTCTTAGAAATGACACTAGGAGCTACTATCATTGTCAATCCTTTTTCTAAAGTATACAAAGAATTAGTCGTAGAAGAAATAGCAGAAATGCTGAACGGTAGTATATTCAACACCTTAAGTAGCCCTGTATTAAAAGCTCAGATGAATGTAAAAATAGGAGCTCCAGAGACTGAACCTACTGTTTTATTAGAAGAGTTAAAAACTGCCTTTTCTGAGCACGAACTTATTAACGCAGCTTATATCGGTTGGACATTTAATGAGATCTTAGACAAAAATGCTCATTATGTATTCGCGATAGAGTGCGCTAAAGAATTAACTGATTTTAAAGAAGTAGCAGATTTAATATCTAACTTCTGTAAACCTCATTTAACGAAAGAGGAATATATAGATATCATTAAATTAGAAAAGAATGGAAACTTTAGCGATTATTTCTATAATCACGCTACTCCTTTCTACACAAAATAA
- a CDS encoding M42 family metallopeptidase: protein MSTKTILDDSSLAFLETYLNNPSPTGHESNNQKTWMEYLKPYVDTFITDTYGTAVGIINPDAPYKVVIEGHADEISWYVKYITEEGFIHVVRNGGSDHMIAPSKRVHIHTKKGIVEGVFGWPAIHIRNRAGKEESPKIETNFIDLGCDSKAEVEALGVHVGCVITYPDTFTILNNNRFVCRAIDNRMGGFMIAQVARLLKENNKTLPFGLYIVNAVQEEVGLRGAEMITQTIKPNVAIVTDVCHDSNTPMVDKNIEGDNKIGRGPVVGYAPAIQNNLRELIEETAEHNNIPFQRNAMSRVTGTDTDAFAYSNGGVASALISLPLRYMHTTVEMVHRDDVENTIKLIYETLLKIENNETFSYFK from the coding sequence ATGAGTACAAAGACAATTCTAGATGACAGTTCACTAGCTTTTTTAGAAACATATTTAAATAACCCATCTCCGACTGGACATGAGTCAAATAACCAAAAGACTTGGATGGAATATCTAAAACCTTATGTAGACACTTTTATTACAGATACTTATGGCACTGCTGTTGGAATAATCAATCCTGATGCTCCTTATAAAGTTGTGATAGAAGGACACGCTGACGAAATCTCTTGGTACGTTAAGTATATCACTGAAGAAGGTTTTATTCATGTAGTTAGAAATGGTGGTAGTGATCACATGATCGCCCCTTCTAAACGTGTACATATCCATACTAAAAAAGGAATTGTAGAAGGTGTATTCGGATGGCCTGCTATCCACATCAGAAATAGAGCTGGAAAAGAAGAATCTCCAAAAATAGAAACAAACTTTATTGACCTAGGATGTGACTCTAAGGCTGAAGTAGAAGCATTAGGAGTACATGTAGGTTGTGTGATTACATATCCTGATACTTTCACTATCTTAAACAACAATCGTTTCGTATGTCGTGCTATTGACAACAGAATGGGTGGTTTTATGATTGCACAAGTAGCTCGTTTATTAAAGGAGAATAACAAGACACTTCCTTTTGGACTTTATATCGTAAATGCTGTTCAAGAAGAAGTAGGTTTAAGAGGAGCTGAAATGATCACGCAAACTATCAAACCTAATGTAGCTATCGTAACAGATGTTTGTCATGATTCTAACACACCGATGGTAGACAAGAATATTGAAGGTGATAATAAGATTGGTAGAGGTCCTGTAGTAGGATATGCTCCTGCTATCCAAAATAACTTAAGAGAGCTAATCGAAGAAACAGCTGAACATAACAATATTCCTTTCCAACGCAATGCCATGAGTAGAGTGACTGGTACAGATACAGACGCTTTTGCTTATAGCAATGGAGGTGTTGCTTCAGCACTTATCTCTCTTCCTTTAAGATATATGCATACTACAGTAGAAATGGTTCACAGAGATGATGTTGAAAACACAATCAAGCTAATCTACGAAACACTACTTAAAATAGAGAACAACGAAACTTTTTCGTACTTTAAATAA
- a CDS encoding DUF4294 domain-containing protein — MKKLLVISFVFFVQYLIAQDKKLVEVPEIPHEIIIEGDTIQEYTIPEIYIGVDIKDEKYRRDMIILRNRLRRVYPYAKATAENLVILNANLAKMTSNSDKRKYIKRSQKYLEEQFTARLKKLSRNDGKVLIKLIDRQTGQTVYKLIKEFKSGWKAFWSNTAARTFSLDLKSEYHPELYLDDFYIEVQLQYLFYTFELESREPHRPIHLNELRKQWSNKIDKDEFFPAELRE, encoded by the coding sequence ATGAAAAAGCTTTTAGTAATTAGTTTTGTGTTTTTTGTGCAATACCTTATTGCGCAAGATAAAAAGCTAGTTGAAGTACCAGAGATACCGCATGAAATCATTATAGAAGGAGATACTATACAGGAATATACTATTCCTGAGATTTATATTGGGGTGGATATTAAAGATGAGAAGTATCGACGTGATATGATTATTCTGCGCAATAGATTGCGTAGAGTATATCCTTATGCAAAGGCTACAGCAGAGAATCTAGTGATTCTGAATGCAAACCTAGCTAAGATGACTAGTAATAGTGATAAGCGTAAGTATATAAAACGCTCTCAGAAATATCTAGAAGAACAGTTTACAGCGAGATTAAAGAAATTGTCTCGTAATGATGGAAAAGTGTTGATTAAGCTTATTGATCGTCAGACAGGACAGACTGTATATAAATTGATTAAGGAGTTTAAAAGTGGTTGGAAGGCTTTTTGGTCTAATACTGCCGCCCGAACATTCAGTTTGGATTTGAAGTCGGAGTATCATCCTGAACTTTATTTGGATGACTTTTATATAGAAGTACAATTACAGTATTTGTTTTATACTTTTGAGTTAGAAAGCAGAGAGCCTCATAGACCTATTCACTTAAATGAACTTAGAAAACAGTGGTCAAACAAGATAGATAAAGATGAGTTTTTCCCTGCTGAGTTAAGAGAATAA